CCGGTCCCGCACAGATCAAGGAGGGCGCATGAGCAGGGTGAGCCTCGAAGGGCAGGTCGCGGTCGTCACCGGGGCGGCGCGCGGCGTCGGAGAGCTGCTGGCCCGCAAGCTCTCCGCGCGCGGCGCGAAGGTCGCGCTGGTCGGTCTCGAGGAGGACGCCCTCAAGGACGTCTCCTCGCGGCTGCACAGCGAGAGCGCCCACTGGTACGCCGACGTCACCGACCACGAGACGATGAGCCGGGTCGCGCAGGAGGTCAAGGCGCGGTTCGGGAAGGTCGACATCGTGGTCGCCAACGCCGGTGTGGCGACGGGCGGTCCGTTCGTCGACTCCGATCCGCAGGCCTGGCGGCGGGTGATCGAGGTCAACCTGATCGGTTCGGCGGTGACCGCGCGGGCCTTCCTGCCGGTGCTGGTGGAGAGCCGGGGCTACCTGCTGCAGATCGCCTCGCTCGCCGCGATCACGCCGGCGCCGATGATGTCGGCGTACTGCGCCTCCAAGTCGGGCGTGGAGGCGTACGCCCACAGCCTGCGCCCCGAGGTCGGCCACCAGGGCGTGCGGGTGGGTGTCGCGTACCTGTCCTGGACCGACACCGACATGGTGCGCGGCGCCGACCAGGACGACGTGATGCGGGAGCTGCGGCAGCGGCTGCCGTGGCCGTCCAACAAGACCTACCCGCTGGGCCCGGCGGTGGACCGGCTGGTCGCCGGGATCGAGCGGCGCTCGGCGCATGTGTACGGGCAGTGGTGGCTGCGCGGCATGCAGGGCGTGCGGGGCTGTCTTCCGGGGCTCATCGGGACGGTCGGGCAGCGTGAGATGAAGCGGTTCGCACCGCGGCTGCAGGGGATGCGCTCGGGGCTCGTCGGTGCAGGTGGGGCGGCCGACGAGGCAGCCCGCGCTACGCACCGTGACTGATCCACATGCGCTCCGTGGTCGCCCGTGTGAATCTGGGTGAGGCCCCACGGAGGGGCCGATTCCCCACCTCACCCACCACGGGAGTGAACCCACATGGGTATGAAGGACAAGGCCAACGAGTGGCAGGAACAGGGCAAGCAGAAGCTCGGTGAGGCGCGCGAGCGGGCCGGCCAGCAGTCCCAGCGCGGCGGCCAGCAGCAGCCCCAGCGCGGCGGTCAGCAGCCGCAGCGCGGCCGCGAGAACCTGCGCGACATCGAGGACACCGAGTCGGAGATGGAAGACCGCTTCGACCGGGACTACGACGCCTAGTCGCTGCGCTCGGCTTTGGCCGGTTGGCGTGGGGCGCCCTTCTTCTCGGAGGGTGCCCTGCGTCTTTTGTTGCCCTCGGAGGGTGCCCTGCGTCTTTTGTTGCCCGCGCGGTTCCCCGCGCCCCTCATCCGCTCGACCGGGGCGGGAGCTTGGGGCGGGTTCGGTCGGGGACCTCGCTGTAGTCGGGGGGGATGGCCGCGGGATTGGACTCCAGGAGTTCCAGGGCGAGTTGGATCGCGTCGTCCATCTGGGCGTGCCGGCCCTCGGCCCAGTCCAGGGGGGTGCGCATGATCTCGAAGTCGGGGGTGACGCCGTGGTTCTCCACGGACCAGCCGTAGGCGTCGAACCAGGCCGCGTTCATCGGGACCGTGATGACCGTGCCGTCGCCCAGCCGGTGCCGGCCGGTCATGCCGACCACACCGCCCCAGGTGCGCGTGCCGACCACCGGGCCGAGCTTCAGCAGTTTGAACGCGGCGGTGATCATGTCGCCGTCCGAGGAGGTCGCCTCGTCGGCGAGGGCGACGATCGGTCCCCGCGGCGCGTTCGAGGTGTACGACACCGGCTGCGCGTCCCTGGTCAGGTCCCAGCCGAGGATCGTCCGGGTCAGCTTCTCGATGACGAGTTCGCTGATGTGGCCGCCCGCGTTGCCGCGCACGTCCACGATCAGGGCGGGCCGGGACACCTCCATGCGCAGGTCGCGGTTGAACTGGGCCCAGCCGGAGCCGCCCATGTCGGGGATGTGCAGATAGCCGCACTTGCCGCCGCTCAGCTCGCGTACGACCTCCCGGCGTTTGGCGACCCAGTCCTGGTAGCGCAGCGGGCGTTCGTCGACGAGCGGGACGACGGCGACCCGGCGGGCCCGGCCCGGCTCGCCTTCCGGCGGGACGAACGTCAGCTCCACGGTCGTCCCGCCGGAGCCGGCGAGCAGCGGGAACGGCCCGGTCACCGGGTCGACCGGGCGGCCGTCGACATGGGTGAGGACCGCGCCCTCGCGGATGCCCGTGCCGGCCAGCGGTGAGCGGGCCCTGGAGTCGGACGAGTCGCCCGGCAGAATGCGCTTGATCGTCCAACCGCCGTCCCGGTGGACGAAGTTGGCGCCGAGCAGGCCCTGCCAGCGCTGGTAGTGGGGCGGGCCCTCGTTGCGGCGGGCGGCGGTGACGTAGGCGTGCGAGGTGCCCAGTTCACCGAGGACCTCGCGGAGCAGGTCCGCGAACTCGTCCGGGGAGGCGACCCGTTCGACGAGGGGCCGGTACTGGTCGAGCACCCCGTCCCAGTCGATGCCGCACATCCCGGGGTCCCAGAAGTAGGCGCGGATGATCCGGCCGGCCTCGTCGAAGGCCTGGCGCCACTCGGCGGGCGGGTCGACCACGTGCAGGATGCGGCGCAGGTCGATCCAGACGGTCGTGTCGCTGTCGCCCAGCTCCGTGGCGGGCACCGCGCGCAGATCGCCCTCGTCCACGACGACCAGCCGGGTGCCGTCGCCGCTGACCGCGAACCAGTCCAGGTGGTCGACCAGTTCGGACTTCTTCGCCTTGCTGATGTTGAAGTACTCCAGGGTGGGGCGGCCGCTGATGTCGGAGGGGTTGGCGAAGGTCTCGCCGAGCGCGCCGGAGATCGGCCAGCGCAGCCAGACCAGTCCGCCGCCCGCCACCGGGCGCAGCGCGGAGTACTTGGAGGCGATCACCGGGAACGGCGTGACCCGGTTGGCCAGGCCCTCCACCTCCACGGTCACCGTGCCGGCCTCGCCCGTCTCCTCGTCCTCGACCGGGTCCAGCCCGCCGGCCGCCGGACGGCCCTCGGGGTTCAGCGCGAAGGGGGAGGGGGTCGCGGAGTTCAGCGGCACGAGGTACGGGCGGCAGCCGAGCGGGAACGACAGGTCGCCGGTGTGGACGTCGTACACCGGGTCGAAGCCGCGCCAGGAGAGGAAGGCGAGATAGCGGCCGTCGCGGGTGAAGACCGGGTTCTCGTCCTCGAAGCGGCCGTTGGTCACGTCCACGATCAGCCGGTCCTTGATCCGGGCCAGTTTGATCTGGCGCAGCGAGCGGCCGATGCCCGGGTGGGACCAGGCGAGCCAGGCCCCGTCCGGGGAGAAGGCGAGGTCGCGGACGGGACCGTTGATGGACCGGATCAACTCGGTGACCTGGCCTCCACCGGGTCCGGCGGGGGCGGCGGCTCCGGCGGGGGCGGCGGGCTGGTCGTCGGGGGCTTCGGTCGGGGCGCTGGACTGGGCTGTGGTGGTATCGGCGGGCTCCGTGGTCTGGGCTTCGGCGGTTCCTGTGGGTTCGCCGGGCTCGTCGCCCGTGGCCCCCGTCTGCTCGCCGGGCTCGTCTCCGGTGGCCCCCGTCTGTTCGCCCGCCTCGTCTCCGGTGGCCCCGGTGGGCTCGCCGGCCTGCTGTTCGGCGCTCTCCGCCGGACCGGTTCCCTGCTCCCCGGTATCGGCTCCGGATCCCCCGCCCGCGCCGCCCTCCCCGGCCGCCACCGGAACTTCGACGGCCTCCCCCAGAGCTTCCCCGGCCTCCCCCGGAACGTCCCCGGCCTCCGCGATCTCCCCCGCCTCCAGCGCCTCCCCGCCTCCCTCCTCCGTCACGTCGATCAGCAGCAGCCGGCCGTCGTGCGAGGCGACCGCGAGCCGTTCGCCCAGGGGGTCGGAGACCATCTCCAGGACACGGCCGAGGCGGCCGGAGGCCAGGCGGCGGGGGGCGCGGTCGCCGGTCGCGCGGGGCAGGTGGGCGATCTCGACGGCGTCCTCGCCCTCCGCGTCGGTGATGTACGCGACCTGCCCGGTCGTGCCCAGCATCTCCGGGAGCCGTACCCGTACGCCGGGCGTGTCGCTGATCGTACGGGCGGGCCCGTCGCGGTGGGTGAGCCAGTACAGGCTGCCGCGGACGACGACGGCGCTGGCCCGGCCGGTCTCGTCCACGGAGATGCCGTCGACGTTCTGCGCGGCGGGCACCTGGTAGCGGCGGCGCCCGTTGGCCGGCCCGGCGAGGCGGACGTCCAGCTTGCGCGGTACGGCGCCGGGGGAGAAGTCGTCGACGAGCCACAGGTCGCCCGCGCACTGGTAGACGACCCGGGTGCCGTCGCTGGAGGCGTGCCGGGCGTAGAAGGCGTCGTGGTCGGTGTGGCGGCGCAGGTCGGTGCCGTCGTGGGCGCAGGAGTAGAGATTGCCCACGCCCTCGTGGTCGGAGAGGAAGGCGATCCGGCCGGCGACGAACATGGGGCAGGCCAGATGGCCGCCGATGTCGGGCACGAGCTGCTGCCCGTGCAGCCAGAGGCGGCCCATGGCGCCGCCCCGGTAGCGCTTCCAGGAGGCCGGTTCGTGCGGCGGGGTGCCGGTGAGCAGCAGCGTCTTGTGCACGCCGTCGATGTCGGCGACCTGGATGTCGGCGACCGGCCCCCAGGGCAGCTTGCGGCCGGGGTCGCCGTCGGTGGACACCTTGTAGGCCCAGGTGAAGTAGGAGAAGGGCTGGCCGTGGGAGGCGACGGCGAGGATGTCGCCCTCCGGGGTCCAGCCGCAGACCTGCGTGTCGGAACTGCCCCAGTACGTCAGCTGCCGCTCCGGTCCGCCGTCGACCCCGACGAGGTGGATCTCGGGTTCGAGGGTGTGCCAGTTGGTGTAGGCGATGCGGCTGCCGTCCGGCGAGAAGCGGGGGTGCCCGGCCTTGGTGCGGTCCGCCGTGAGCCGCCAGGCCCGGCGCGGGGCGTCGAGCGGGGCCAGCCAGAGGTCGTCCTCGGCCACGAAGCACAGCAGGTCGCCGCTGAGGTGGGGATGGCGCAGATAGCTCACCTTCCCATGCTTTTCCCCCGGAAGGAGCACAGCAACTCGTGCGCGACCGGCGCCCGCGACCTGCGCAGGGCCGGCACCGGCCGTTTATACGGTCCTCACGTCCGTGACCCAACACACGTACGAAACGGTTTCGTTTCGCACGCTCTCAGGGTATGTTCATGGTGTACACCAGCAGGAGGCTCCGGAGTGGGAAGGTGGACGGCATGACCGACGCCGTCGCGGCGGCACGTCGCAGTCGGATCACGCCCGAGCGCGAGGCCGAGCTGTACGAGGCCGTGCTCGACCTGCTCCGGGAGGTCGGCTACGACGCCCTGACCATGGACGCCGTAGCAGCCCGCACCCGCTCCAGCAAGGCCACGCTCTACCGCCAGTGGGGCGGCAAGGCCGAGCTGGTCGCCAGGGCGGTGCGGCACAACAAGCCGGGCGGTTTCGCCGACGAGGTCGACACCGGGTCGCTCAGGGGCGACCTGCACGCCCTCACCCTGCGCTCCGACGACTGCGAGATGGAACAGAACTCCGCGCTGATGCGGGGTCTGGCGATGGCCGTCCACGGCAACCCGGACCTGCTGCGGGCGTTCAAGGAGCATCTCATCGAGCCGGAGCTGGCGGCGTTCCGCCGCGTGCTGCAACGGGCGATCGACCGCGGTGAGGTCCGCGCGGACAACCCGGCGATCGACTATGTGATGCACATGATGATCGGCGGGTTCGCCGCCCGCTCGCTCATCGACGAGAAGCCGCCGACGCAGGCCTTCCTGCTGTCGTACATCGACGCCGTGGTCCTCCCCGCCCTCGGCGTCACCACCGGCTGATCACCACCCGATCGCCTTCCCCGATCCCCTCCCCATCCCCGAGCAAGCCCACCGTCTGACGTCACCGCTCACGTCGTCGGGCTGATCACCCCTGCCCTGATGAACCCCACGACCTGACCGGGAGTACGCCAGAAATGGCCACGTTTCTGTACAAACTCGGCCGACTCGCCTTCCGGCGACGGCACGTCGTCGCCCTGATGTGGGTCGCGCTGCTCACCCTCGCCGGGGTGGGCGCCGCCTCCGCACCGGCCGCCGGCAACACGTCCTTCTCCGTCCCCGGCACCGAGGCGCAGAAGGCCTTCGACCTGCTGCAGCAGCGCTTCCCCGGCATGAGCGCCGACGGCGCCACCGCGCGGGTCGTCTTCAAGGCGCCGGCCGGCGAGAAGATGACCGGCCACGACAACAAGGCGGCCGTCGAGAAGACGGTGAAGGAGCTGCAGAGCGGCTCCGAGGTCGCCTCCGTCACCGACCCCTACACCGGGCACGCGGTCAGCCGGAGCGGCACGATCGCGTACGCCTCCGTGAAGTACAAGGTCTCCGGCATGGAGCTGAAGGACTCCTCCCGCGACGCCCTGAAGGAGGCCGCGCAGCACGCGCGGGACGCCGGGCTGACCGTCGAGGTCGGCGGTGACGCGCTGAACGCCACCCCGGAGACCGGTTCCAGCGAGGTCATCGGCATCGGGATCGCCGCCGTCGTCCTCGTCATCACCTTCGGCTCGCTGCTCGCGGCCGGATTCCCGCTGCTCACCGCGATCATCGGGGTCGGCATCGGCGTCTCCACGATCACCGCGCTCGCGAGCGCCCTGGATCTGGGCTCCACGACCTCCACGCTGGCGTCGATGATCGGCCTGGCCGTCGGCATCGACTACGCCCTCTTCATCGTCTCCCGCTACCGCGCGGAACTGGCCGAGGGACGCGAGCGCGAGGACGCGGCCGGACGGGCCGTCGGCACGGCGGGCTCGGCGGTGGTCTTCGCCGGTCTCACCGTGGTCATCGCCCTGGTCGGCCTGTCGGTCGTCAACATCCCGATGCTGACCAAGATGGGCATCGCGGCGGCGGGCACGGTCGCCATCGCCGTCCTCATCGCGCTGACGCTGATCCCGGCGCTGCTCGGCTTCGCGGGCCGCAGGGTCAAGCCGGCGGGCGAGAAGAGCAGGCTGCTGGGCGGCGGCCGTACGCCCCGCAGGCCGGGCCGCCCGAACATGGGCACCCGCTGGGCGAGCTTCGTCGTACGCCGCCCGGTCGCCGTCCTCCTCCTCGGCGTGCTCGGCCTCGGCGCGGCCGCGGTCCCGGCCGCCTCCCTGCAGCTGGGCCTGCCCGACGACGGCTCCCAGCCCGTCTCCACCACCCAGCGCCGCGCCTACGACCTGCTCTCCGAGGGCTTCGGGCCCGGCTTCAACGGCCCGCTGATGGTCGTGGTCGACGCCAAGGACAGCGCGCACCCCACGACGGCGTTCACCGAGGTCGGCGACGAGATCAAGGGCCTGAAGGACGTCGTCACGGTCACCCCGCCCGTGGCCAACAAGGCCGGCGACACCGCGACCATCACCGTCGTACCGAAGTCCAAGCCGTCGTCGCAGACCACCGAGGACCTGGTGCACGCCATCCGCGGCAAGGGCCCGGACATCACCGCGCAGACCGGCTCCAAGGTGCTGGTCACCGGCACGACGGCGATGAACATCGACGTCTCGCAGAAGCTGAACGACGCCCTCCTGCCCTACCTGGCGCTGGTGGTGGGCCTGGCCTTCCTGCTGCTGATCGTGGTCTTCCGCTCGGTCCTCGTCCCGCTGAAGGCGGCGCTCGGCTTCCTGCTCAGCGTGCTCGCGGCGCTCGGCGCGGTCGTCGCGGTCTTCCAGTGGGGCTGGCTGTCCGGCCTGATGAACGTCGAGCAGACCGGCCCGGTGATGTCGATGATGCCGATCTTCATGGTGGGCGTCGTCTTCGGCCTCGCCATGGACTACGAGGTCTTCCTGGTCACCCGGATGCGGGAGGCGTTCGTGCACGGCGAGACGCCGGGCCAGGCCGTGGTCACCGGCTTCAAGTACGGCGCGCGGGTCGTCACCGCCGCCGCCGTCATCATGATCGCGGTCTTCTCCGGCTTCATCGGCTCCAGCGAGGCGATGGTCAAGATGATCGGCTTCGGTCTCGCCGTCGCCGTCTTCTTCGACGCGTTCATCGTCCGCATGGCCATCGTCCCGGCGGTCCTCGCCCTGCTCGGCAGGCGTGCCTGGTGGCTGCCGACGTGGCTCGACCGGGCGCTGCCCAACGTGGACGTGGAGGGCGACGGCCTGCGCACACAGTCCGCGGCCGACGGCAGGGACGCCGACCCGGACGAGGAGCGGGAGCTGGTACGGGTCTGACGTACCGCTTCCGGCTGTGGACCGGCCGGTGAGGGTGCCCGTGGGGACGGGGCTGCACCCTCACCGGCCTTCTCCGTGCCCGCCGTTGATCCGTGCACGCCGGTGAAACCCGGGTGAGCGCGGCCACGGCGATGTCGTAGCGTGCCCTGCATGACGACGACAGCCGCCACTGACGCCGACGACTTCGGAGCCCACCCCCGGTTCGCGGAGGCGCTGCGCGCGCTCGGGTTGCAGGACGTGCTCGCACGGGCCAGGAGGTTCCCGGAGGGCACCCGCACCGCCGCCGAGGCCGCCGCGGCCATCGGGTGCGAGCTGAGCCAGATCTGCAAGTCGCTGGTCTTCGCCGCCGACGGAACGCCGGTGCTGGTCCTCATGGACGGCGCCTCGCGGGTGGACACCGAGCGGGTGCGGGAGGAACTGGGCGCCGGCGAGGTCGGCCGCGCCGACGCCGGCGTCGTCCGCGAGACCACCG
This genomic interval from Streptomyces sp. NBC_00557 contains the following:
- a CDS encoding S41 family peptidase, which codes for MSYLRHPHLSGDLLCFVAEDDLWLAPLDAPRRAWRLTADRTKAGHPRFSPDGSRIAYTNWHTLEPEIHLVGVDGGPERQLTYWGSSDTQVCGWTPEGDILAVASHGQPFSYFTWAYKVSTDGDPGRKLPWGPVADIQVADIDGVHKTLLLTGTPPHEPASWKRYRGGAMGRLWLHGQQLVPDIGGHLACPMFVAGRIAFLSDHEGVGNLYSCAHDGTDLRRHTDHDAFYARHASSDGTRVVYQCAGDLWLVDDFSPGAVPRKLDVRLAGPANGRRRYQVPAAQNVDGISVDETGRASAVVVRGSLYWLTHRDGPARTISDTPGVRVRLPEMLGTTGQVAYITDAEGEDAVEIAHLPRATGDRAPRRLASGRLGRVLEMVSDPLGERLAVASHDGRLLLIDVTEEGGGEALEAGEIAEAGDVPGEAGEALGEAVEVPVAAGEGGAGGGSGADTGEQGTGPAESAEQQAGEPTGATGDEAGEQTGATGDEPGEQTGATGDEPGEPTGTAEAQTTEPADTTTAQSSAPTEAPDDQPAAPAGAAAPAGPGGGQVTELIRSINGPVRDLAFSPDGAWLAWSHPGIGRSLRQIKLARIKDRLIVDVTNGRFEDENPVFTRDGRYLAFLSWRGFDPVYDVHTGDLSFPLGCRPYLVPLNSATPSPFALNPEGRPAAGGLDPVEDEETGEAGTVTVEVEGLANRVTPFPVIASKYSALRPVAGGGLVWLRWPISGALGETFANPSDISGRPTLEYFNISKAKKSELVDHLDWFAVSGDGTRLVVVDEGDLRAVPATELGDSDTTVWIDLRRILHVVDPPAEWRQAFDEAGRIIRAYFWDPGMCGIDWDGVLDQYRPLVERVASPDEFADLLREVLGELGTSHAYVTAARRNEGPPHYQRWQGLLGANFVHRDGGWTIKRILPGDSSDSRARSPLAGTGIREGAVLTHVDGRPVDPVTGPFPLLAGSGGTTVELTFVPPEGEPGRARRVAVVPLVDERPLRYQDWVAKRREVVRELSGGKCGYLHIPDMGGSGWAQFNRDLRMEVSRPALIVDVRGNAGGHISELVIEKLTRTILGWDLTRDAQPVSYTSNAPRGPIVALADEATSSDGDMITAAFKLLKLGPVVGTRTWGGVVGMTGRHRLGDGTVITVPMNAAWFDAYGWSVENHGVTPDFEIMRTPLDWAEGRHAQMDDAIQLALELLESNPAAIPPDYSEVPDRTRPKLPPRSSG
- a CDS encoding TetR/AcrR family transcriptional regulator; the protein is MTDAVAAARRSRITPEREAELYEAVLDLLREVGYDALTMDAVAARTRSSKATLYRQWGGKAELVARAVRHNKPGGFADEVDTGSLRGDLHALTLRSDDCEMEQNSALMRGLAMAVHGNPDLLRAFKEHLIEPELAAFRRVLQRAIDRGEVRADNPAIDYVMHMMIGGFAARSLIDEKPPTQAFLLSYIDAVVLPALGVTTG
- a CDS encoding YbaK/EbsC family protein, which produces MTTTAATDADDFGAHPRFAEALRALGLQDVLARARRFPEGTRTAAEAAAAIGCELSQICKSLVFAADGTPVLVLMDGASRVDTERVREELGAGEVGRADAGVVRETTGYAIGGVPPFGHRTRTRVLADRALLAHDVVWAAAGTPHTVFPIEPKALVAHAGADLVDVREQTA
- a CDS encoding SDR family oxidoreductase yields the protein MSRVSLEGQVAVVTGAARGVGELLARKLSARGAKVALVGLEEDALKDVSSRLHSESAHWYADVTDHETMSRVAQEVKARFGKVDIVVANAGVATGGPFVDSDPQAWRRVIEVNLIGSAVTARAFLPVLVESRGYLLQIASLAAITPAPMMSAYCASKSGVEAYAHSLRPEVGHQGVRVGVAYLSWTDTDMVRGADQDDVMRELRQRLPWPSNKTYPLGPAVDRLVAGIERRSAHVYGQWWLRGMQGVRGCLPGLIGTVGQREMKRFAPRLQGMRSGLVGAGGAADEAARATHRD
- a CDS encoding MMPL family transporter: MATFLYKLGRLAFRRRHVVALMWVALLTLAGVGAASAPAAGNTSFSVPGTEAQKAFDLLQQRFPGMSADGATARVVFKAPAGEKMTGHDNKAAVEKTVKELQSGSEVASVTDPYTGHAVSRSGTIAYASVKYKVSGMELKDSSRDALKEAAQHARDAGLTVEVGGDALNATPETGSSEVIGIGIAAVVLVITFGSLLAAGFPLLTAIIGVGIGVSTITALASALDLGSTTSTLASMIGLAVGIDYALFIVSRYRAELAEGREREDAAGRAVGTAGSAVVFAGLTVVIALVGLSVVNIPMLTKMGIAAAGTVAIAVLIALTLIPALLGFAGRRVKPAGEKSRLLGGGRTPRRPGRPNMGTRWASFVVRRPVAVLLLGVLGLGAAAVPAASLQLGLPDDGSQPVSTTQRRAYDLLSEGFGPGFNGPLMVVVDAKDSAHPTTAFTEVGDEIKGLKDVVTVTPPVANKAGDTATITVVPKSKPSSQTTEDLVHAIRGKGPDITAQTGSKVLVTGTTAMNIDVSQKLNDALLPYLALVVGLAFLLLIVVFRSVLVPLKAALGFLLSVLAALGAVVAVFQWGWLSGLMNVEQTGPVMSMMPIFMVGVVFGLAMDYEVFLVTRMREAFVHGETPGQAVVTGFKYGARVVTAAAVIMIAVFSGFIGSSEAMVKMIGFGLAVAVFFDAFIVRMAIVPAVLALLGRRAWWLPTWLDRALPNVDVEGDGLRTQSAADGRDADPDEERELVRV